The following coding sequences are from one Plasmodium coatneyi strain Hackeri chromosome 11, complete sequence window:
- a CDS encoding Cleavage stimulation factor subunit 1-like protein, which yields MKGFSVSSLFAPSKGDGQAGESVQDGESNKAVESAQTGESPQCGEPNQTEGGEAPPAEEKKSKQFEDINKIAFYEAVLKQLRDDDLTDSFEALKKEINLEQSKTVKENYLFKLYTKSLYKGAPELEGDMEEEDGQKDDQRDDQQNDQIAKLKTYGMFLKNAQLRSNYETVLNLDALKKEKGGRIAYSYDITDRVELIHQHKVTCCTTNSTRNMLCSGGADHVIKICKIYENVKKRKIHTIDNKHMGKINCLKFHPVKNLLFSASDDCTIQIIDVNKLLKKKKQPFRYRRNVREKINDLSSQNVVIQDKNAFVNLYVHPCGDFLYACNRNENVVKLFDLETLSCFTSYEKKEQHHSATINCISGTSDGSLYCSVSKDGHIKIWDGHESKLVHTKFNAHNGYSVESVTFSKSNYYVLTSGLDGQTKIWDIRNFQSPFTFGNGILTCTSNRSIFMNDEHFIANVIQTNDHFTSKFFIYNAYFGNLECNLQNIHSDQISDIVNARDGLNVHTAGHDYVCKTVRIDQRPTQDGG from the coding sequence ATGAAGGGGTTCAGCGTGAGCAGTTTGTTCGCGCCCAGTAAGGGGGACGGCCAAGCTGGGGAGAGCGTCCAAGATGGGGAAAGTAACAAAGCAGTGGAAAGTGCCCAAACTGGGGAAAGCCCCCAATGTGGGGAACCCAACCAAACGGAGGGAGGTGAGGCACCCCCCgcggaggagaaaaaatcgAAACAATTTGAAGACATCAATAAAATCGCGTTTTACGAAGCCGTACTAAAACAACTCAGGGACGACGACCTAACAGATTCGTTCGAAGccctgaagaaggaaataaatttgGAGCAAAGCAAAAcggtgaaggaaaattacCTGTTCAAGTTATACACGAAGAGCTTGTATAAGGGGGCGCCTGAGCTGGAAGGGGACATGGAGGAAGAGGATGGACAAAAAGACGACCAACGTGACGACCAACAGAATGACCAAATTGCAAAGTTGAAGACATACGGGATGTTCCTAAAAAATGCACAGCTCCGTAGTAACTATGAGACTGTCCTAAATTTAGatgcattaaaaaaggaaaagggaggaaggataGCATACTCCTATGATATCACCGACCGGGTGGAATTAATTCACCAACATAAAGTCACCTGCTGCACGACGAACAGCACAAGAAATATGCTCTGCTCTGGTGGAGCGGATCACGTTAttaaaatttgtaaaatatatgaaaatgtgaaaaagagaaaaatacacACCATTGATAATAAACACATGGGCAAAATTAACTGCCTGAAATTCCACCCCGTAAAAAATCTTTTATTCTCAGCTAGCGATGATTGCACTATTCAAATTATCGATgtgaataaattattaaaaaagaagaaacaaccATTTAGGTACCGAAGAAatgtaagggaaaaaataaatgacctCTCCAGTCAAAATGTAGTCATACAAGATAAGAACGCCTTCGTAAATCTGTATGTCCACCCCTGTGGAGATTTTTTATATGCCTGTAATAGAAATGAAAATGTTGTTAAGCTCTTCGATTTGGAGACCCTATCCTGCTTCACTTcctatgaaaaaaaagagcaacatCATAGTGCCACTATAAACTGCATCAGTGGGACGTCAGATGGAAGTCTCTACTGCTCTGTGTCTAAGGATgggcatataaaaatatgggaTGGACATGAGTCCAAATTAGTACACACAAAATTTAATGCCCATAATGGCTATTCTGTGGAATCTGTTACCTTCAGCAAAAGTAATTATTATGTGCTTACTTCTGGACTTGATGGACAGACCAAAATTTGGGACATTCGAAATTTTCAATCCCCGTTCACCTTCGGGAATGGGATCCTAACATGCACTTCCAACAGAAGCATCTTCATGAATGATGAGCATTTTATTGCAAATGTAATTCAAACCAATGACCACTTCACGTCCAAGTTTTTCATTTACAATGCGTATTTTGGAAACCTCGAATGTAATTTACAGAATATACACAGCGATCAGATTTCTGACATCGTCAACGCGAGGGATGGGCTGAATGTGCACACGGCGGGCCACGACTACGTGTGCAAGACGGTGAGGATTGACCAGCGCCCCACACAGGACGGGGGGTGA
- a CDS encoding surface protein 10: MGSNLGDICPTVVQLCSASAVHANGNELKGMDGVDVPNQQDITDDYNILEGISSEGQSASCNDDSPISQSDTQQTEEGSEAKQSNALLDEKNVVKNVETHLIREGENKVNHTDLDTEKEGKAIGHVEKNANLRSTSNASHGAVNQACNSVQENPLPLDKNGANIEQVARAQDESDEPPNDATGDGKEKPEGDDQNDKLPPVEQPTGDTPTSDHAEKIKNRLLKEGRELKETTSMIDNAVYNVEQMILKTKFYTTAIRNFVHFKVHHICEYSKCGPNARCYIVEKDKEECRCIANYMPDNSVDYFKCIPKTVKDCSKDNGNCDVNAECSTDKKENIKCQCKHGYIGDGIFCVMGSQGKQSLCLLLVLLICFLHKFLF; this comes from the exons atgggaagcaaCCTTGGCGATATTTGCCCAACAG tTGTCCAGCTCTGTTCTGCcag TGCGGTCCACGCGAATGGGAATGAATTGAAAGGAATGGATGGGGTGGATGTTCCCAACCAGCAGGACATCACCGACGATTACAACATCCTTGAGGGTATTTCAAGTGAAGGACAAAGCGCAAGTTGCAACGATGACAGCCCTATCAGCCAGAGTGACACACAACAgacagaggaaggaagtgaagcaAAGCAAAGCAATGCTCTCCTCGATGAGaaaaatgttgtaaaaaatgtagaaaccCATTTAATACGGGAAGGAGAGAATAAAGTGAACCATACTGATCTGGACACGGAGAAGGAGGGGAAAGCCATCGGTCATGTAGAGAAGAATGCAAACTTGAGAAGCACGTCCAACGCGTCACATGGCGCAGTAAACCAGGCGTGTAACTCCGTTCAGGAGAATCCCCTCCCGTTGGACAAAAATGGGGCGAATATTGAACAGGTGGCGAGGGCTCAGGATGAGTCGGATGAGCCCCCAAATGATGCTACAGGCGATGGTAAAGAAAAACCAGAGGGAGACGACCAAAATGATAAACTGCCCCCCGTAGAACAGCCCACGGGGGACACCCCCACTTCAGACCACGCAGAGAAGATAAAAAACAGGCTACTCAAGGAGGGAAGAGAACTGAAGGAAACGACGAGCATGATCGACAACGCAGTGTACAACGTGGAGCAGATGATTTTAAAAACGAAATTCTACACCACAGCAATCAGAAATTTCGTGCACTTCAAAGTTCACCATATTTGTGAATACTCCAAGTGTGGGCCCAACGCTCGCTGCTACATTGTGGAAAAGGATAAGGAGGAGTGTAGATGTATAGCTAACTACATGCCTGATAATAGTGTGGATTATTTTAAGTGCATACCTAAGACGGTAAAGGACTGCTCGAAGGACAATGGGAATTGTGACGTGAATGCAGAGTGTTCCActgataaaaaggaaaatataaaatgccAGTGTAAGCATGGTTACATTGGGGATGGGATTTTCTGTGTCATGGGTTCTCAGGGCAAGCAGTCGCTGTGCCTTCTGCTCGTGCTGCTAATTTGCTTTCTCCAcaagtttcttttttag
- a CDS encoding Pyridoxine biosynthetic enzyme — translation MEDHKDNDSILLKHGWCEMLKGGVIMDVKNVEQAKIAEEAGAIGVMVLENIPSELRSKESVARSVDPSKVEEIKKNVSINVLAKVRIGHFVEAQILEELKIDMIDESEVLTMADENNHIDKHKFKTPFVCGCTNLGEALRRISEGASMIRTKGEAGTGNIIQAIKHIRTVQNEINYLCALSENEVYNYAKRISAPLDLLLLTRKLKKLPVVNFAAGGVATPADAAMCMQLGMDGVFVGSGIFESENPKKMATSIVAAVSNFNNPKILLNVSLNLGRAMCGSTTICQKWKNKNEELNDGGK, via the coding sequence ATGGAAGACCACAAAGATAACGATTCTATCCTGCTGAAACACGGGTGGTGTGAAATGCTTAAGGGAGGAGTAATAATGGACGTGAAGAATGTAGAGCAGGCAAAAATAGCAGAAGAAGCTGGCGCAATTGGAGTGATGGTCCTGGAGAACATACCCTCGGAGCTTCGCAGCAAAGAAAGTGTAGCCAGAAGTGTTGATCCAAGtaaagtggaagaaataaaaaaaaacgtttctATTAATGTATTGGCTAAAGTACGCATAGGTCATTTTGTGGAAGCTCAAATATTAGAAGAACTTAAAATAGATATGATTGACGAGAGTGAAGTATTAACAATGGCTGATGAAAATAATCACATCGATAAGCACAAATTTAAGACGCCTTTTGTATGCGGATGTACCAATTTAGGAGAAGCTCTGCGAAGGATTTCAGAAGGAGCTTCTATGATAAGGACCAAAGGAGAAGCAGGAACAGGAAATATAATTCAAGCTATAAAACACATAAGGACAGTACAGAACGAAATTAACTACCTCTGTGCGTTAAGTGAAAACGAAGTTTATAATTATGCCAAAAGGATTAGTGCTCCTTTGGATCTTCTCCTACTTACAAGAAAGTTAAAGAAATTACCTGTAGTCAATTTTGCAGCTGGAGGAGTTGCCACCCCTGCAGATGCCGCCATGTGCATGCAGCTAGGTATGGACGGCGTCTTTGTAGGTTCCGGAATTTTCGAAAGTGAGAACCCGAAGAAGATGGCTACCTCCATTGTTGCCGCCGTGAGCAACTTTAACAATCCTAAGATACTCCTAAATGTAAGTCTTAACTTAGGCAGAGCCATGTGTGGTAGCACCACCATATgccaaaagtggaagaacaaaaatgaggagcTGAATGACGGGGGAAAATAA
- a CDS encoding SICA antigen — MYKIEEDGKEDKIMCESVSGENEKELCKILARIFLWMDGLKQEWDGNNTGQGYFYWKKRDDNEITLHEKELNSYLRCLIGKVTILKMLGKHCKLREVAQTLAGSRETMRITMVIEDGKGNQLCKDVDFGSLKLGNRLMWDRIEKWLDAFTITDSNNVGLSKVQPGNSKLHKIRDKGQKKEICPNEGELDETTLQNLEIKVINDSKNLSLEDKDTATLGMEDLRNVLVKVKEAAGGAEKEGETRMLEEIRKKLDVLLEESRKRAQLAEEAKTKEQQKESTQRLLLPEAAQPPTPKQKDENCKDKGDLCEKAKCVVQKWKTNTPGKNGDELWDDITHSATNMFDKISQDSSKPIPDYCIDKDPTSRIVTDPERRACQYITSGLQYIYNIGIDKKDIEGNKKDGEAEKQRKASDNRDFKQTMMCLLLNAYADKLKEKVTSPCTVGEETINQAFKIGNGQFINLCKGKDKSGTGDCVQCTRYENYGRCKIDHDKNKEEIGQKLDDLLEKNKSKKEKLDQGISSINDLCSRAQCALTQRTRDKREAQGEAKGKTIWEGEAWADAKGDVLKDLSKAMTNGDGKDEEECKSIEEKDATTNGPNKRACNYIVKGLRYIYSLQEDSTINNPDHKKNYRIFKQTMACLILNEYGKLLKEKSCIDEKTIEQAFSAARSFHGTECNGGGSCQKCEWDECSNFIIGQKDTKREDIKKELEKNEQIQQTFTTIHNASSLCERVKCVTTNWFKDRKSSETSKQNWCTFWNTDVKGKLIGLSGEIAKDDAEVAALCEKFDQKSTTLSATQKAACNYIVKGLKKIYGVKSGGTSTMKRNNRIFDQTMYCLFLNAYANLLIEKTKGQICPITEEEIKEMFNKGNNKKDAWCEEKNNGNGGDCVECKRDKTYESCMLNVDGDLWNGGSGCQDNKDDVKKKVEELLDPTKNNDKDVKEAVNAINTINNNISLCARANCVTTNWFKDRDGGGGKQTWCTYWDTDFKNRLKELSGAMTTNNKSMDSLCNGINGGSTTNPQAVEKACKYITAGLQHIYQIQKKVETVTEEDQVKKEKAEEKAVHNVQFEQVMKCILLNTYANKIKDKCSDVKEEKISEMFEKGNEKKSEWCKEKGPNGTGDCIKCEREEKYEDCKLSVEDNLFDKKETGNCEIGKDSNGTQIGTKVEKVFDKGKVDIKERPEIKRAMDAINDICTTAKPDQSLSPEHNDAKPTSTEPTPAKPNLPVLPASNSISTSSRGRSADPVDDDKGGSGSVIIHISTQAQPEPEPITVPSAVPPTQNRGTGGGGPGSTGTWNPGSSGSGSTGTWNPGSSGTGSTGTWNPGSSGSGSTGTWNPGSSGTGSTGAWNPRASSAPTTSQASYSPGLGKGRIGGGGLAGGKGASFNISPSDFTPYLPLAPVFIGTSVMSYLLWKYFGLRKKRKRHRRAHQVSGRPSLQEQLFDHVDDEADGPHEYTLVKEPKQPKSVPARKGRPKRHTDRPVVRRTIIDIHLEVLDECQKGHLHSTKEDFLKIIVEEFMGSEFIKKDFVPKESVPSSGLRVCEREENIVDKEFYLDHLLQNV; from the exons ATGTATAAGATAGAGGAGGATGGAAAGGAGGATAAGATAATGTGTGAAAGTGTGAGCGgggagaatgaaaaagagtTATGCAAAATTCTAGCAAGAATATTTCTGTGGATGGATGGATTAAAGCAAGAATGGGACGGGAACAACACAGGGCAGGGATACTTctattggaaaaaaagggatgatAATGAAATTACACTACATGAGAAGGAACTGAACTCTTATTTAAGATGTTTAATCGGTAAAGTTACTATTCTAAAAATGTTAGGTAAGCATTGTAAGTTAAGGGAAGTAGCACAAACCCTTGCAGGTAGTAGGGAAACTATGAGGATAACTATGGTCATTGAGGATGGGAAGGGGAATCAATTATGTAAAGATGTGGATTTCGGAAGTTTAAAATTGGGGAACAGGCTCATGTGGGATCGAATTGAGAAGTGGTTAGATGCTTTTACTATTACAGACAGCAATAATGTTGGGTTATCGAAAGTACAACCAGGAAACAGCAAACTGCACAAAATAAGGGACAAAGgacaaaagaaggaaatttgcCCAAACGAAGGAGAATTGGACGAAACAACCTTACAGAATTTAGAAATAAAAGTCATCAACGATAGTAAAAACCTGTCTCTAGAGGACAAGGACACTGCAACATTAGGGATGGAAGATTTGAGGAACGTATTGGTCAAAGTAAAGGAAGCAGCGGGGGGAGCagagaaggagggggaaacaCGAATGCTGGAAGAAATACGAAAGAAATTAGACGTATTATTAGAAGAATCTAGGAAAAGGGCACAACTAGCAGAAGAGGCTAAGACGAAGGAGCAGCAGAAGGAGTCAACACAAAGACTACTACTACCAGAAGCAGCACAACCACCAACACCTAAACAGAAAG atgaaaactgtaaagaCAAAGGTGACTTATGTGAGAAGGCAAAATGCGTAGTACAGAAATGGAAGACGAACACACCAGGGAAAAATGGG GATGAATTATGGGATGACATCACCCATAGTGCCACAAATATGTTTGATAAAATATCTCAGGATAGCAGCAAACCTATTCCAGATTATTGTATCGATAAAGATCCAACTAGTAGAATAGTCACTGACCCAGAGAGAAGAGCATGCCAATATATTACTTCGGGGCTACAGTACATATACAACATTGGAATAGATAAGAAAGATATAGAGGGTAATAAAAAGGACGGTGAAGCTgaaaaacaaaggaaggCCTCAGACAACAGGGATTTTAAGCAAACTATGATGTGCCTCCTCCTAAACGCATATGCGGATAAGTTGAAAGAGAAGGTTACATCTCCTTGTACGGTCGGTGAGGAAACAATAAATCAAGCATTTAAAATAGGAAATGGGCAATTTATAAATTTGTGTAAAGGTAAGGATAAGAGTGGTACGGGTGATTGTGTTCAATGTACTAGGTATGAGAATTATGGAAGATGCAAAATAGACCATGacaaaaacaaagaagaaataggGCAAAAGTTGGATGACTTGCTCGAGAAGaataaaagcaaaaaagaaaaattagatCAAGGTATAAGTTCCATAAATGATTTATGCAGTCGCGCCCAATGTGCACTAACACAAAGGACCAGAGACAAAAGGGAAGCGCAGGGAGAAGCGAAGGGCAAAACGATTTGGGAG GGTGAAGCCTGGGCTGATGCTAAGGGTGACGTACTGAAAGATCTGTCAAAGGCGATGACCAATGGGGATGGcaaagacgaagaagaatgTAAGAgcattgaagaaaaagatgctACAACGAACGGTCCAAATAAAAGGGCATGTAATTATATTGTGAAGGGTTTACGCTATATATACAGCCTCCAGGAGGATAGTACTATTAATAATCCcgatcataaaaaaaattacagaatatttaaacaaactATGGCCTGTCtaattttaaatgaatacGGAAAACTTCTTAAGGAAAAATCTTGTATCGACGAAAAAACTATAGAGCAGGCCTTTAGTGCTGCAAGAAGTTTTCACGGAACTGAATGCAACGGGGGGGGTTCTTGTCAGAAATGTGAGTGGGATGAATGTTCAAATTTTATAATTGGACAGAAGGACACCAAACGAGaagacataaaaaaggaactcgaaaagaatgaacaaatacAACAAACTTTCACTACCATACATAATGCAAGTTCTTTATGTGAAcgtgtaaaatgtgtaacAACGAATTGGTTTAAAGACCGGAAAAGTTCAGAGACGAGCAAACAAAACTGG tgtacattttggaaTACGGATGTCAAAGGAAAATTAATAGGTCTGTCTGGAGAAATAGCAAAGGATGACGCCGAGGTCGCTGCTTTATGCGAGAAATTTGATCAGAAGAGCACTACACTGAGTGCAACACAGAAAGCAGCATGTAATTATATTGtgaaagggttaaaaaaaatatatggtgTCAAAAGTGGAGGTACTAGTACgatgaaaaggaataatagaaTATTTGATCAAACAATGTACTGCCTATTCCTAAACGCCTATGCAAATCTCCTCATAGAGAAAACGAAGGGACAAATCTGTCCTAtcacagaagaagaaataaaagaaatgtttaataaaggaaataataagAAGGATGCTTGGTgtgaggaaaagaataatggTAATGGTGGTGATTGTGTTGAATGTAAAAGGGATAAAACCTATGAAAGCTGCATGTTAAACGTGGATGGGGACCTATGGAATGGGGGCAGTGGGTGCCAAGATAACAAAGatgatgtgaaaaaaaaagtggaagaactgCTCGACCCAACTAAGAACAATGACAAGGACGTAAAGGAAGCTGTGAATGCTATAAAtactataaataataatatctCCTTATGTGCACGCGCAAACTGTGTAACAACGAATTGGTTTAAGGACAGAGACGGGGGAGGTGGCAAACAAACCTGG TGTACATATTGGGATACGGACTTCAAGAATCGACTGAAGGAACTGTCTGGAGCAATGACCACTAATAATAAATCTATGGATTCTTTGTGTAATGGCATTAATGGGGGTAGTACTACAAATCCGCAAGCAGTAGAAAAGGCATGTAAATACATTACAGCAGGGttacaacatatatatcaaaTTCAAAAGAAAGTAGAAACAGTAACAGAAGAAGACCaagtgaagaaggaaaaggcagAAGAGAAGGCTGTTCATAATGTGCAGTTTGAGCAAGTTATGAAGTGCATTCTACTGAATACATAcgcaaataaaataaaagataaaTGTTCTGAcgtgaaagaagaaaaaataagtgaaatgtttgaaaaaggaaatgaaaagaagagtGAATGGTGTAAGGAGAAGGGTCCGAATGGTACGGGTGATTGTATAAAGTgtgaaagggaggaaaaatatgaagattGCAAACTAAGCGTGGAGGATAACCTCTTcgataaaaaagaaactgGAAATTGCGAAATAGGCAAAGACAGTAACGGAACCCAGATAGGAACCAAGGTGGAGAAAGTGTTTGACAAGGGGAAGGTTGACATAAAAGAGAGGCCGGAAATAAAGCGAGCTATGGATGCAATAAATGACATATGTACAACAGCCAAACCAGACCAATCATTATCACCAGAACACAATGATGCCAAACCAACCTCGACAGAACCGACACCGGCTAAACCAAATTTACCAGTGCTCCCCGCTAGTAACAGTATATCTACCTCTAGCCGAGGGCGCAGTGCGGACCCTGTTGATGACGACAAGGGTGGTTCAGGGAGTGTTATCATTCACATTAGTACACAAGCTCAACCAGAACCTGAACCTATAACAGTGCCTTCCGCCGTTCCTCCAACGCAGAATAGAGGaactggtggtggtggtccCGGCAGtactggaacctggaatccaggttcttctggttccggttctactggaacttggaatccaggttcttccggtaccGGTTCCACAGGAAcatggaacccaggttcttctggttccggttctactggaacttggaatccaggttcttccggtaccGGTTCTACGGGAGCCTGGAATCCACGAGCATCATCAGCACCAACAACATCACAAGCATCATATTCACCAGGATTGGGCAAGGGTCGTATTGGAGGGGGCGGCCTTGCCGGAGGCAAGGGCGCctcttttaatatttccccTTCCGATTTTActccataccttcctttggctCCTGTCTTCATTGGTACTTCTGTTATGAgctatctcctttggaag tattTCGGCCtccgtaaaaaaagaaaacgtcacAGAAGAGCACATCAAGTATCTGGTCGACCTTCCTTACAAGAACAACTCTttgatcatgtggacgacgaggcagatggtccacatgaatataccttagtaaaggaaccaAAACAACCAAAATCTGTTCCAGCGAGAAAGGGAAGGCCAAAAAGGCATACTGATCGTCCTGTTGTTCGAcgcaccattattgatattcatttagaagtcttagacgaatgtcaaaaggggcacctgcattcgacgaaggaagacttccttaaaataattgtagaagaatttatgggatcagaattcataaaaaaagactttgttcctaaggaaagtgttccaagttcaggtttaag AGTatgtgaaagggaagagaacaTCGTGGATAAGGAGTTttatttagatcatttattacaaaatgtttGA